The sequence below is a genomic window from Alkalidesulfovibrio alkalitolerans DSM 16529.
GCCGCCCATCTGCGCCGTGGGCGCACTTGAGGAGGAACTTGTCGCGCGCGGGGTGGATTTCGAGAAGAAGGAGACCGACCTTGCGGCCAGCTTCTCGTGGAAGCGGCTGGGCCAGGGGCACGCCGCCGCCAAGGTGCTCACGGAGCCCGGCGGCGGGCTGATCCTGGGCGCGCATGTGGCCGGGCACGGCGCGGACGAGATCGCCAACATCCTGGCGCTGGCCGTGCGGCAGGGCATCCCGGCGCGCGAACTGCGCGTCATGCCCTTCGCCTATCCTACGCTGGGTTATTATATCCGCTCAATGGTCTAGCAGGCCGTCCAAAAAGCCCCATCTGCCGTTAGTGGCCCGCGCCGGGCAGGAGGCGGGCCAGATCCTCTCCGGGCGGCGATCCGAACCATTGCGTGAAGATGCGCACGTACGCACCGTCGGACATGGCCCGCTCCATGCCCTGATCCAGGGCATGGAGAAGCTCTGCGCGGCCCGGAGCGAGGGCGAAGTACAGCGCCCCTTGGTGCAGCGGGCCGCCGATCTGGCGGACGCGCTCGCGCTCTTGCGGCGCGAGGTTCAGCCAGGCTGTGGAGTCCGTGCCGCAGAATGCGTCCGCCTCGCCGCGCAGCATGGCCGCAAGCGCCAGCGCCTCCGTTTCGTACAACTCGATGGGCGTGTGGCCTCGCTCGCGCAGGATGGATTCGTAGAGCGAACCGCGTTGCGTGGCCACGGCCTTCCCTTGCAGATCGTGGAGTCCCGACGGCCCGTGCGGATCGTCCGCGATGTCGGACGCGGCCAGAAGCACGACCCGAAAGGCGGCGAAAGGCAGGCGGCTGAAGGCGTAAACGGCCTCTCGCTCGGGAGTGCGGGCCATGCCCGCCGTCATGTCGGCCACGCCCAGAGCCACCATGCGCTGCACCGATTCCCACTGCGCGGGGACAGACACGATGCGGAAGCTCGAGCCCGCCAGGGCGTCGATGAGCACATCCAGAGCGAAACCCGAGGGCTGTGCGCCGTCCATGAAGGTGTAGGGCGGGTAGGCGGGGTCGAAGGCGAAAATAATCGTCTTCTCTTCGGCGCGAACGGCCGGAGAGAGAGCGAAAATCCACAAGAGGGCGATGCCCGCGACAAGAAGCCGCCGCAGGCACGTCGATTGGCGCATGGATGTCCTCCGTGGGAGTTGTTTACCATGAACGTCCGCCAGAGGGGAGAGCCCAATACGGGTCGCAAAAAAATCCCTTTGCCGGTCTTGAAAACGTAACACACGCAGGGCAGAAGCGAAAAGCATGAAAAAGCTTGTCGCGCCATGCGCGGCCAAAGGATGAAAAGCCATGACACACGACCAGAAGTCAGTCATCAAGGCCCACCTCCTGGAACGCCTCGAGGAACTCCTCGCTGTTTCGCCCCTGCGCGAGGTCACGGCCGAGACCTGCGCCGACGAGAACGAGTACGCCTCGCGTCTTTCGGAGCAGACCCTGAACGTGGCCCTGCGCGAGCGCGAGGCGAGGCAGATTCGAGAAATCAAGGAGGCGCTGACACGCATCGACTCCTTTGATTTCGGCCAGTGCGACGAGTGCGGCGAAGACATCGGCCTTGCTCGCCTGATGGCCAGGCCCACGGCGCTTCTTTGCGTGCGCTGCCAGGCCGAGTGCGAAAAGGGTATGGCGCACGCCATCTGACAGGCTGCCGGGCCGCAGCGGGCTTCGCGCGTAGCGAACCCGGCCGTCCCGAAGGTCGAAGGTCGGGGGGTGAGAACGCCCTCGCGGTAGGCGCGCGTCGGCCGTGCGGCCGACGTAAGACGGCTGTTCTCGCGCTATGGATACTTCTTTTACGTTTCCTCCCTCCCTAGCTTTTCCCCCCGGCATACTTATTGTCAATTTTTGCATTAAAGTTAATGCATGCTGTCAATGTGTTTTTTTTGCCAGCAACATTTTTTCATTTCTGGTTTTTTGCCTTGCCTGCGATCAGTCGGCGGCAGGGGAGACATGTGGGCGAATAATGATTCGGCCCAAGCGCCTTGTCGCCGCAGCTTGTTCTGGCTACCTCGCGAGGGTATGCGGCAGGGGGCATTGCGTGGCAAGGGAATTGCGGCTAATCCATGATCATATGCTAGGCTGTCACGCATTCTTCACTTGACAGTCAAGTAAATTATGTTACCAATTGCGCAGACGCTCGGGCTCTGCCCGAACGAATCCACGCACACGGGAGGATCGCCATGTCTGAGAACGCCAAGCGCACACAGGCGGAGAAGGCTGCGGGCGAACTGCTGATGGATCAGGCCAGAAAGCAGAACGACCGTGCGGCCATGATCTCGCGGCTGGCCACGGACACCATCCGCCAGAACCGCTACCTGACGGGTGAACTGACCCGCAAGTAGCCGGTTTTGGTCCGGCCCCAAGCGGCGCACGGGAATCTCGTCCCGGCGCCGGAAGGGCTGCTCCCACCTCAGCGGCGGCGCGGAACCAGAAAGGGTTCGCGCCGCCTTGTTTTTTTCCTTACTCTCCTCGTGGCGCGAGCGCCGTTGCCAAGCTCTTTACGCGCCTTTCCCAAAAGCATAAGGACGTACCCTGTTCGGGGCCGCAAAGCACCCCGCACGACAAGGAGTGTGCATGCGCATCGTCATCGTCGGCGCGGGCGAGGTGGGCTTTCACATCGCCCGTCGCTTGAGCAGGGAAGACAAGGAAGTCGTGGTCGTGGACAAGAACCCCGAGGCGCTTCGCCGCGTGTCCGAGCACCTCGACGCCCAGACTATCCTCGGTTCAGGATCGAGCCCGAAGGTGCTCATCGAGGCGGGCATCAAGGGTGCGGACATCCTCCTGGCCGTCACCGACTCCGACGACGCCAACATCATGTCCTGCCTCTTCGCCCGCGCCCTGGCTCCACAGATCACCAAGGTGGCCCGCATCCGAAACGAGGAGTACACCGAGTTTCAGGACGCCCTGGCGCGCGACATCTTGAACATCAGCATGGTCATCAATCCCGAGGTGGAGACGGTGAAGACCGTCCTGAACCTCGTGAGGCTGCCCGGCGCGCGCGAGGTCAACGAGTTCGCGGATGGCCGCATCTCTATGGTCGGCGTCAGGGCCACGCCGGGCAGCGTCCTTAGCGGTCTGAAGCTGACCGAGGTCCGTTCGGTGCTTGGCGGGGTGGATCTCATCGTCGGGGCCATCGTGCGCGGATCGGAGCTCATCGTGCCCACGGGCCGCGACGTCATCAACGACGGCGATCTGGTCTATTTCGCCTGCGCCACGCACGACAGGCAAAAGGCCATGGAGCGTTTCGGCAAGCAGCAAAAGGCCGCGCGCAACATTCTCGTCGTGGGCGGCGGGGCCATCGGGCTTCGTCTGTGCCGCGCCCTGGAGAAGGAGCGCTACCGCGTCAAGCTCATCGAGACTTCGGCCGAGCGGTGCGAGCTTCTCTCGGCGCAACTCGACAACACGACGGTGCTGTGCGGCGACGGCACGGACCAGGATCTTCTGCGCGAGGAGAACGCTTCGGCCATGGACATGGTCGTCGCTCTCACCGGCGACGACGAGACCAACGTCCTGACCTGCCTTCTGGCCAAGTCCATGGGCGCACGCCGGGCCATCGCCCGGGTCAACAAGTTCGCCTACGTGCCCCTCATCCAGGCCATCGGGCTGGACAACGTGGTCAGCACGCGGCTTTCGGCCATCAACTCCATCCTGCACGCCATCAGGCGCGGCAAGGTCATCTCCACGGCCTTGCTGCAGGGCGACGAGGCCGAGATCATGGAGGCCATCGCGCTCGAGCATTCGGCCATCGTGGACAGACCCATCAAGGATCTGGATTTTCCGCGCGGAGCGCTGATCCTGTGCGTCATGAGAGGCGACGAGGTGCGGGTTCCCACAGGCGATTTCGTCGTCAAGCCCAAGGATCGCGTGATCATCCTGAGCGCGCGCGAGGCCGTGCAGACCGTGGAGAAGTCGCTCATGGTCAGGCTGGAGCATTTCTGATGCGCTTGGGCATGGTGCTCTTCGTGGCCGGGGCGCTGACCCTGTGCGTGGGGCTTTGCATGCTGCCTGCGCTGCTTGTCTCCTGGCTTTATGGAGGCGAGGATCTCGTGCCCCTGGGCGAGGGCTTCGCGGTCACCGCCGCCTTCGGCGGTGCGTTGACCCTTTTCTTTCGCCGTGCCGCCTCGGGTGCGTCCATGAACCATCGTGAAGGCATGGCCGTGACCGCCCTGACCTGGATGGCGGCCGGGCTCTTCGGCGCGCTGCCGTTCTATTTTTCAGGCCAGTTCGGGGGGCTGACCAACAGCGCCTTCGAGTCCTTCTCCGGCTTCACCACCACCGGGGCCTCCATCCTCACGGACATCGAGGCCGTGTCGAAAGGCCTTTTGTTCTGGCGCGCCCTGACGCATTGGCTGGGCGGCATGGGCATCATCGTGCTTTCCCTGGCCATCCTGCCGTTTCTCGGCGTTGGCGGCATGCAGCTTTACAAGGCCGAGGTGCCCGGCCCCACTCCGGACAAGCTCAAACCCCGCATCAAGGACACGGCCCTGACGCTGTGGAAGGTCTATGTGCTGCTTTCGGCCGCCCAGGCCGCGCTGCTGCTCGTCTCGGGCATGGATATCTTCGACGCCCTGTGCCACACATTCGCCACCATGGCCACGGGCGGCTTCTCCACGCGCAACGCCTCGCTCGGGGCGTTTTCGCCAATGGCGCAGTACGTTTGCACCCTGTTCATGCTGCTCGCGGGCATGAACTTCGCCTTGCACTACCGGCTTTTCACGGGGCGGCCCGGCCCGGCCTGGCGCGACCCGGAGTGCCGCGCCTTCTTCGCCATTTTCAGCCTCGGCTTCGTCGTCATCGTCGCATGCATTTACGGCGCGTCCTATGCGGGGGTGGAGGAGGCGGCTCGCCACGCGGCCTTTCAAGCGGCATCCATCCTGACCACCACGGG
It includes:
- a CDS encoding transporter substrate-binding domain-containing protein codes for the protein MRQSTCLRRLLVAGIALLWIFALSPAVRAEEKTIIFAFDPAYPPYTFMDGAQPSGFALDVLIDALAGSSFRIVSVPAQWESVQRMVALGVADMTAGMARTPEREAVYAFSRLPFAAFRVVLLAASDIADDPHGPSGLHDLQGKAVATQRGSLYESILRERGHTPIELYETEALALAAMLRGEADAFCGTDSTAWLNLAPQERERVRQIGGPLHQGALYFALAPGRAELLHALDQGMERAMSDGAYVRIFTQWFGSPPGEDLARLLPGAGH
- a CDS encoding TraR/DksA family transcriptional regulator produces the protein MTHDQKSVIKAHLLERLEELLAVSPLREVTAETCADENEYASRLSEQTLNVALREREARQIREIKEALTRIDSFDFGQCDECGEDIGLARLMARPTALLCVRCQAECEKGMAHAI
- the trkA gene encoding Trk system potassium transporter TrkA, translating into MRIVIVGAGEVGFHIARRLSREDKEVVVVDKNPEALRRVSEHLDAQTILGSGSSPKVLIEAGIKGADILLAVTDSDDANIMSCLFARALAPQITKVARIRNEEYTEFQDALARDILNISMVINPEVETVKTVLNLVRLPGAREVNEFADGRISMVGVRATPGSVLSGLKLTEVRSVLGGVDLIVGAIVRGSELIVPTGRDVINDGDLVYFACATHDRQKAMERFGKQQKAARNILVVGGGAIGLRLCRALEKERYRVKLIETSAERCELLSAQLDNTTVLCGDGTDQDLLREENASAMDMVVALTGDDETNVLTCLLAKSMGARRAIARVNKFAYVPLIQAIGLDNVVSTRLSAINSILHAIRRGKVISTALLQGDEAEIMEAIALEHSAIVDRPIKDLDFPRGALILCVMRGDEVRVPTGDFVVKPKDRVIILSAREAVQTVEKSLMVRLEHF
- a CDS encoding TrkH family potassium uptake protein, yielding MRLGMVLFVAGALTLCVGLCMLPALLVSWLYGGEDLVPLGEGFAVTAAFGGALTLFFRRAASGASMNHREGMAVTALTWMAAGLFGALPFYFSGQFGGLTNSAFESFSGFTTTGASILTDIEAVSKGLLFWRALTHWLGGMGIIVLSLAILPFLGVGGMQLYKAEVPGPTPDKLKPRIKDTALTLWKVYVLLSAAQAALLLVSGMDIFDALCHTFATMATGGFSTRNASLGAFSPMAQYVCTLFMLLAGMNFALHYRLFTGRPGPAWRDPECRAFFAIFSLGFVVIVACIYGASYAGVEEAARHAAFQAASILTTTGFATADYELWAPLAQVVLLLFMFVGGSAGSTSGGIKVMRFLVMGKAALREIKRLIHPHGVYQVKLGGRVVPEDVLSGVWGFFVLWLALFVVGTLLVALSGVDVLTSIGASIACMGNIGPGFGLVGPAENYAFLPDAAKWSLMGLMVLGRLEVFTIIILLVPEFWRK